In Flavobacterium sp. GSB-24, the genomic window AGACAAATTCCAGTTCGAGATTTCTTGTATGCGGGAATGGAAAACACAACAACGACTTTATTTGCAACTCGTTATGTTGTAGATTCAATTGGTTTTTGCGACCGAAATTATACCAATGTTGACGCTCACGAATTGGCACATCATTGGTTTGGAGATTTGATTACAGCCGAAAGCAGTACGCATCATTGGCTTCAGGAAGGATTTGCAACATATTTTGCCCTTCTTGCAGAAAAAGATATTTATGGAGAGGATTATTTTTATTCAAAATTATACGATACCGCACAGCAGATAAAATTTGCTTCAAGAACCGATACAATTCCGGTTTTAAATGCCAAAGCCAGTTCGCTCACATTTTACGAAAAAGGAGCCTGGACATTATTTGTGCTGCACGAATCGATTGGTGATAAAGCCTTTAAAAAAGCGATAAAAAGTTATCTGAATAAATATGCTTATCAAACTGTAAACACGCAAAACTTCTTCGACGAGATTAAGAAAGTTTCAAATTTCGATTTGGAAAAATTCCAGAAAACTTGGTTAGAATCGACTGCTTTTGATACGCCGACTGCAAATGCCTTGTTGAGTAAAAATAAAACGATTCAGAAACGATTGGAAATTGATAAGTTAAAGAAAACACCTTTAGCAGAAAAAATAGATGTTTTAAAAAGTACTTTAGAATCAAATATTTATCATTCGGTAAAAGAAGCAGTTGTTGATCAGTTAGAAAATGAAAAGTATGAGTCTAAAAAATCGCTTTTGCTTTTGGCATTGCAGACCAATAATACTGAAATTCGTCAAAATGTTGCACAAACGCTGACCAAAATTCCTGAAGATTTTAGACTGAATTATGAAACTTTGCTTGGTGATAAATCTTATCAAACACAAGAAATAGCACTGTATTGGCTGTGGAGAAACTTCCCGGAACATAGAGCACAATATTTAGATAAATCTAAAAACTGGATTGGTTTTAACGATTATAATCTGCGTACTTTATGGCTTTCGCTAGTATTGTCTACGCCAAATTACAGCAATAATCAAGAATCGCTGATTAATGAACTCATTGCATTTTCATCTACAAAATATGAAGCCACTACACGACAAAATGCTTTAGAAAAACTGCTTGCTTTTAAAATTATTAACGATCAGGTTTTGAGTAATTTAGTTGGGGCAACTACACATCATATGTGGCAATTTTCGAAGTTTGGCAGAGATAATATTCGCATTCTTTTAAAAAATCCAGAAATGCGTGCATCATTTAATAGAATTTTACCTAATTTGACCCCCGATGAACAGTTTCAATTGAATCGTTTATTGATTGAAAAA contains:
- a CDS encoding M1 family metallopeptidase, with protein sequence MKYIFLLFTGFIFAQQTQNVDFKSVSGQLLLNSKEKTVSGAVDFQFEVLKDCDTISLDAKNMEFSNVKINDKEVIFINTTKQLKIVFPFTKSQNHLTFNYAVKPKQALYFVDTKNDEVQIWTQGQGRYTSNWFPSFDDVNEKLIFNLEISFDASYEVVSNGVLKQKTPNGNLIHWQYQMEKPMSSYLLMLAIGKFDKKEFKSKSKIPLEYYYEPKDADRFEPTYRYSKRIFDFLEKEIGVKYPWQINRQIPVRDFLYAGMENTTTTLFATRYVVDSIGFCDRNYTNVDAHELAHHWFGDLITAESSTHHWLQEGFATYFALLAEKDIYGEDYFYSKLYDTAQQIKFASRTDTIPVLNAKASSLTFYEKGAWTLFVLHESIGDKAFKKAIKSYLNKYAYQTVNTQNFFDEIKKVSNFDLEKFQKTWLESTAFDTPTANALLSKNKTIQKRLEIDKLKKTPLAEKIDVLKSTLESNIYHSVKEAVVDQLENEKYESKKSLLLLALQTNNTEIRQNVAQTLTKIPEDFRLNYETLLGDKSYQTQEIALYWLWRNFPEHRAQYLDKSKNWIGFNDYNLRTLWLSLVLSTPNYSNNQESLINELIAFSSTKYEATTRQNALEKLLAFKIINDQVLSNLVGATTHHMWQFSKFGRDNIRILLKNPEMRASFNRILPNLTPDEQFQLNRLLIEKS